A stretch of Triticum aestivum cultivar Chinese Spring chromosome 1D, IWGSC CS RefSeq v2.1, whole genome shotgun sequence DNA encodes these proteins:
- the LOC123180709 gene encoding heat shock 70 kDa protein 14 has protein sequence MSVVGFDLGNESCIVGVARQRGIDVVLNEESKRETPAIVCFGDKQRFIGTAGAANSTMNPKNSISQIKRLLGRKFADPELQDDIKAFPFRVSEGPDGFPLVHVRYLGEERSFTPTQLLAMVLSNLKAIAEGNLNSAVIDCCIGIPVYFTDLQRRAVIDAATIAGLRPLRLFHETTATALAYGIYKTDLPENDQLNVAFVDVGNASMQVSIVGYKKGQLKMLSHAYDRSLGGRDFDEALFKHFAAKFKEEYKIDVYQNARACIRLRVACEKLKKMLSANPEAPMNIECLMDEKDVRGFIKRDEFEQISAPVLERVKGPLEKALSEAGLMTESLHFVEVVGSGSRVPAVMKIITEFFGKEPRRTMNASECVARGCALQCAILSPTFKVREFQVNEGFPFSVALSWKPDAQNNESQQTVVFPKGNPMPSIKALTFYRSSTFAVDVLNVDTDDLQITHKISTYTIGPFQSSKGEKAKLKVKVRLNIHGIVSLESATMLEEEEVEVPVSSTSEVPKDATRMETDDAPQDPASSAGDHMQEPKGAADPAEGAAENGAQDSEEKTVPMDTDTKVEPSKKKVKKTNVPVAELVYGAMGTVELEKAVEKEYEMALQDRVMEETKDKKNSVEAYVYDMRNKIHEKYNDFVMSEDIEGLMAKLQEVEDWLYEDGEDETKGVYVAKLEELKKLGGPIEMRYKEWTERGPALEQLVYCIRSFREAALSADQKFDHIDVSEKQKVVNECSAAETWLMEKKQQQDALPKHANPVLLVSDIKKKAEALDRFCKPIMTKPRPAPKPQTPPPAETPSPEAHTPEQQSNGADESAEPASDGAQDEHAAEQMDTDKDDPSQA, from the exons ATGAGTGTGGTGGGGTTTGATCTGGGCAATGAGAGCTGCATTGTGGGGGTGGCGCGGCAGCGCGGAATCGACGTGGTCCTCAATGAAGAGTCCAAGCGGGAGACCCCCGCTATTGTCTGCTTTGGCGATAAGCAGCGTTTCATCGGCACTGCAGGCGCCGCCAACTCCACCATGAACCCCAAGAACTCCATCTCCCAGATCAAGCGCTTACTGGGACGCAAGTTTGCTGATCCTGAGCTGCAGGATGATATTAAGGCCTTCCCATTCCGTGTCTCAGAGGGCCCTGATGGGTTCCCGCTCGTTCACGTACGGTATCTGGGGGAGGAGCGCTCATTCACCCCCACACAGCTGCTTGCCATGGTGCTGTCCAATTTGAAGGCCATCGCTGAGGGTAACCTCAACTCAGCTGTTATTGACTGCTGCATTGGTATCCCGGTCTATTTTACTGACCTGCAGCGGAGGGCTGTTATTGATGCTGCAACAATTGCTGGTCTCCGGCCATTGCGTTTGTTCCATGAGACTACTGCGACAGCATTGGCATATGGAATCTACAAGACTGATCTCCCTGAGAATGATCAGCTGAATGTGGCATTTGTTGATGTTGGGAATGCCAGCATGCAGGTCAGCATTGTTGGTTACAAGAAGGGGCAGCTCAAGATGCTATCACATGCATATGACCGTTCTCTTGGCGGAAGGGACTTTGATGAAGCCCTTTTTAAGCACTTTGCAGCAAAATTTAAAGAGGAGTATAAGATCGATGTCTACCAGAATGCCCGTGCCTGCATTAGGTTGCGTGTGGCATGTGAGAAGCTCAAGAAGATGCTGAGCGCCAATCCAGAGGCGCCAATGAACATTGAGTGCTTGATGGATGAGAAGGATGTACGTGGATTCATTAAGAGGGATGAGTTTGAACAGATCAGCGCACCAGTACTAGAACGTGTGAAGGGGCCTCTGGAAAAGGCATTGTCAGAAGCTGGCTTGATGACGGAAAGTCTGCACTTTGTTGAGGTTGTTGGATCAGGCTCTCGTGTTCCTGCAGTAATGAAGATAATTACTGAATTCTTTGGAAAAGAACCAAGGAGAACTATGAATGCAAGTGAATGTGTTGCCCGGGGATGTGCTCTCCAGTGTGCTATTCTTAGCCCCACGTTCAAAGTGCGGGAGTTTCAG GTTAATGAAGGGTTTCCTTTTTCAGTTGCTTTATCATGGAAGCCAGATGCTCAGAACAATGAATCCCAACAAACTGTTGTATTCCCCAAGGGGAATCCAATGCCTAGCATCAAGGCTCTGACCTTCTATAGGTCCAGTACATTTGCAGTAGATGTTTTGAATGTTGACACAGATGATTTGCAAATAACACACAAAATTAGCACTTACAcg ATCGGTCCTTTCCAATCCAGCAAAGGTGAGAAGGCTAAACTGAAAGTGAAAGTTCGCCTCAACATCCATGGGATAGTCTCTCTTGAATCAGCAACG ATGCTGGAAGAGGAGGAAGTGGAAGTTCCGGTTTCATCTACGAGTGAGGTGCCAAAGGATGCTACTAGAATGGAGACAGATGATGCACCACAGGACCCTGCTTCTAGTGCTGGTGACCATATGCAGGAACCTAAAGGAGCTGCTGATCCTGCTGAGGGTGCTGCTGAAAATGGGGCACAAGATTCCGAGGAAAAAACTGTTCCAATGGATACTGACACAAAG GTTGAGCCATCAAAAAAGAAAGTTAAGAAAACAAATGTTCCAGTTGCTGAATTGGTGTATGGGGCGATGGGCACTGTTGAGCTAGAGAAAGCTGTTGAGAAAGAATATGAAATGGCTCTTCAGGACAGAGTGATGGAAGAAACTAAGGACAAGAAAAATTCAGTTGAGGCTTATGTTTATGACATGCGTAACAAG ATTCATGAGAAGTACAATGATTTTGTCATGTCGGAGGATATAGAAGGGTTGATGGCTAAACTTCAGGAGGTTGAGGATTGGCTGTATGAAGATGGTGAGGATGAGACCAAGGGAGTCTATGTTGCAAAACTAGAAGAACTGAAAAAG CTTGGTGGTCCTATCGAAATGCGCTACAAAGAGTGGACAGAAAGAGGTCCAGCTCTTGAGCAATTGGTGTACTGCATCCGCAGTTTTAGAGAGGCTGCATTGTCTGCTGACCAAAAGTTTGATCACATAGACGTATCAGAGAAACAAAAG GTCGTTAATGAGTGCTCGGCCGCAGAGACCTGGCTAATGGAGAAAAAGCAGCAGCAAGATGCTCTACCGAAGCATGCTAATCCCGTCCTCCTTGTTTCTGACATAAAGAAGAAGGCTGAAGCGCTTGACAG GTTCTGCAAACCCATCATGACCAAACCCAGGCCAGCGCCAAAGCCACAGACCCCGCCGCCAGCAGAAACCCCATCACCCGAGGCTCATACACCGGAACAACAATCAAATGGAGCCGATGAGTCCGCTGAGCCAGCTAGCGACGGTGCTCAGGATGAGCATGCGGCGGAGCAAATGGACACCGATAAGGATGATCCTTCCCAGGCTTAA